The genomic DNA ACACAAACTCCACAAAACCATCATCTTCATCAGTCACGATTTAAACGAAGCCTTACGAATCGGCGACCGGATCTTGATGATGCACAACGGAGACGTCGTACAAATCGATACGCCAGAAGACCTCTTGACGCATCCAAAGAACGACTACGTCAAGAAGTTCATCCAAAACGTGGACCGGTCCAAGATCTTGACCGCTGGAAACGTGATGATTCATCCAAACACGATTAACATCAAAAAGGACGGACCAAAACTGGCGCTTCGGCGAATGAAGGAAGACCACATCTCCAGTATCTTTGCGGTGGATGACGACCAGCACTTACTCGGTTTAATCGATGCTGACGACGTGATCAAGTTGATTGAAAATCAGCAACGAGACATGTCAACGGTCTTAAAGACTGGTTTACCAACCACTAGTCCGGATACTCCGATCGCTGACCTCTTTAACAAGATTTCCAAGTCACCACTGCCATACGCCGTAGTCGACAAGGACGATCGCTTAGAAGGAATCATCCTACGGAGTACCATTCTAGAAGCAATGTCTGGTTCAAATGGTAACGATGAAGGAGGCGCAACTAATGAATAGTTTTCTGGCAATTTTAAGTGGCGTGCCCGTTTTACCAATTGCAAAGTGGATTAACGCCTTTGTTAACTGGCTAACTGGCTTCGCGGGCTTTTTCAACGCCCTCACGGCTGGGATTGGAGCCATCTTAGATGCCATCCAATGGGTCTTAGACCTCTTCCCCGCCTGGCTCTTTATTATTTTAATCTTACTGTTAACCTGGTTTATCCTCCGCAAGACGAAGCACTGGGGCTTCATGCTCTTTGAAGTCCTCGGGCTGGGCTTAATTTGGAACCAGGGTTACTGGCACGACATGACCCAAACGTTAACCCTGGTGTTAGCAACGAGTTTGATCATCATCGTGTTGGGGGTGCCGCTCGGAATCTGGATGGCTAAGAGTCACATGGTGAACGTGATTGTTCGGCCAATCCTCTCGTTCATGCAGACGATGCCCGCCTTTGTATACCTGATTCCAGCCGTGGCCTTGTTTGGAATCGGAATGGTCCCCGGAGTGGTTGCTTCCGTGATCTTCTCCCTCCCTCCGATTGTTAGTACGACCTGCCTCGGGATTCAACAGGTGCCGGCTGACCTAAACGAAGCTGCTGTGTCCTTTGGTTGTACCCCTTGGCAAAAACTGTTTAAGGTCGAACTTCCCTTGGCAAAAACCACGATTATTTCCGGGATTAACCAGGGCATGATGTTGGCCCTTTCCATGGTCGTAATTGCTTCCATGATTGGAACGTTGGGACTTGGTTCCCTCGTTTACTTCGCCGTTGGTCGCAACGATGCCGGAGCTGGATTTGCAGCCGGAATCGCCATCGTGATCTTGGCCATTATCCTGGACCGCCTATCCGAAGGGGTTAGCGGTAGTAACCAATCCCACAACGAGTAAAGGAGGGAGCGGTCAAATGAAAAAATCAACGATGAAACGCTGCATCGGCCTCGTCAGTTTAAGTATTCTGGCAATCACACTATCAGCTTGTAGTGTGACCCCGAAGCAGTATAATCCTCACGAAAGCGTCGGACCCCAAGTTCACAAGACGATCACTGGGATTGACGCGGGAGCTGGAATCATGGCTTCCACGCAAAAGGCGCTTACTGGTTACGGCTTAAAGCAACAGGACTGGCAACTCCAAACCAGTTCGACCGCGGCCATGTGTAGCCAGTTAGAAAAATCGATTCGGTACAAGCAACCGATCGTGGTAACCGCCTGGCAACCCCACTGGATGTTCAAAAAGTACCCAATCAAGTTCTTGAAGGATCCGAAGGGAATCTACGGTAAGTCCGAACAGATCGACACGGTCGCACGCAAGGGCTTTCAAAAGGATAATCCTGGGGCCTACAAGTTCTTCCAGCAGTTCAAGTGGAATCCGGACCTGATGGGTGACGTAATGTACGCCAACTTTAAGGGGGCCGATCCACAAAAGACGGCGAAACAGTTCATCAAGCAACACCCCAAGGAAGTTGCCCAGTGGACGGCCGGCGTCCCCGACGGAAACGGGAAGCAAGTCCGCATGACCTACGTAACGTGGGATGATGCGATTGCCTCGACTAACGTTACCGCCCAAATCCTGCGAGATAAGGGGTACAAGGTTACGATGACCGCGATGGAAGCCCAACCAGAATGGTCCTCCATTGCGCGCGGATCTGCCGACGTTACGACCGCTGCTTGGATGCCCGTCACTTCCGGTCCCTTGTACGCTAAGTTCAAGGATCAGGTCGAAGTGGTCGGGACCAACTGTCCGGGCGCTCGGGTCGGCTTAGCCGTGCCGAAGTACATGAAGAACGTGAACTCAATCGAAGATTTGAAAAAATAAAGTTGGTAGCATTCGAAAAGCGGACGTTAAGTTTTCCTTAACGCCGCTTTTTTTGGTAAGATAGCCAGTAACCTAACCAATGAAAGAAGGAATTAGTATGGTACAAGCAGCTTTCCCCGTTAACCAAGCGGAAATTAAAACGAACCTCTACGACGCCGTCAACGGTGCCAGGGTTAAACAGGCTAAGATTCCCGCTGACCACTCGTCGGTCGGCGGCTTCATGGACCTGGTCGATGACATCGACAAAACCCTGATGCACGACTCCGATGCCTTGGCGCAGGGTGACTTAGACGTCCCGACTCCCGAAATGAGTGAATACGTCAAGTTCTACCGGCAGGCGATGGACTTTACCCGCCGCGACGCCGAAGGTGCCACTCCCCTTCGGCCCCGCTTAAAACGGATCGAAGGACTGGCCGACTATGCCGACCTCAACCAACAACTAGCAGACCTCGTACTGCAGGGCTACCCGACCCCGGTTAGCTTCGACATCGATGCCGACATGAAGAACGCCCAGGTCAACGCCCTCTTTGCGAGTGGTCCGGGGCTCTTTCTGCCGGACAAAACCTACTACGAACCCGAAAACCAGGCCTACACCCAACTGATGCCCGTCTTTACCAAGATGAGTGAACAGTTGCTAACCATGGCGGGCTACTCAGCCCCGGAGGCCCAGAAACTTGTAGCGGCAGCCAAGGACTTTGATGCCCAAATTGCCCCCCACGTGAAGTCCGCCGAAGAAGCCGCTGATTACAGTAAGACTTACAACCCGTACACGACCGCTGAACTAGCGGCCAGTACGAACGCGGTCAACTTGCAACAGACCGTCCGGGGCTTAGTCGGCGCCGTCCCGGAGAAAATCATCGTGACGGAACCGGACTACTTTACCCACCTAAACGACCTGCTAACGGACGCAAACTTTGACAACCTGAAGGCCTGGATGCTGGTAAAGACGGTCAACGGGCTCGCCGGGTCCCTCTCCGAAGCCTTCCGGCAGGTCGGCGGGCAGTTCAGTCGGGCCCTCTCCGGGAAAAAGGAAGCCGTTAAACCCGAAAAAGCAGCCTTCTACCTCGCTTCTGGGACCTTTAAACATGTGGTCGGAGACTACTACGGAAAACGTTACTTTGGACCAGAAGCCAAGGCCGACGTCCACCACATGGTTGAAAAAATGATCGGCATTTACCAACAACGACTCACTGATAACCAGTGGTTGAGTGCCGAAACAAAGGCCATGGCGATCAAGAAGTTGAAACGACTCGGAATTCAAGTTGGCTATCCAGACATCATCGAGCCAATTTACTACCAGTTCAAGGTTGACGAAAAGGCGAGCCTCCTTGCCAACCTGCTCCACTTTGACTACCTCGAAACAAAGGACATGTTCTCCAAGTGGAACAAACCGGTCGCTCGGGATAAGTGGGAAATGAGCGCGAACACGGTGAACGCCTACTACCATCCGTTTAAAAACATCATCGTGTTCCCAGCGGCGATCCTCCAGGCTCCCTTCTACAGTCTCGACCAGTCGGCGAGTGCTAACTACGGGGGCATCGGAGCCGTGATTGCCCACGAAATCTCGCACGCCTTTGATAACAACGGTGCCCTCTTTGATGAATCTGGGAACCTGAACAACTGGTGGACGGACGCCGACCGCCAGCACTTCACCCAGCTCGCCCAACAGATGATCAATGAATTCGACGGGTTGCCGTATGCCGGGGGGCAAGTCAACGGGAAGCTGACCGTTTCAGAAAACATCGCAGACGCCGGGGGACTTAGTTGTGCCGAAGCGGCCACGAAGGAAGAACCGGAGGCCGATCTCTACGAGTTCTTCACGAACTGGGCCCGGATCTGGCGCATGAAGGCAACAGCGGAATATCAACAACTGTTACTGACGATTGACGTCCACGCGCCCGGTCCATTGCGGGCGACCGTGCAGGTGAAAAACCTCGACGACTTCTACACCACCTTTGACATCCAACCCAGTGATGCCATGTACCTTGAACCAGATAAACGCGTCCAAATTTGGTAAGCAAAAAGCCCACTGACACCAGTCAGCGGGCTTTTGCCTTGTTATTCGTTAAATAAGAAGCGGTTAATGATGCGTTCAGAAACCTGATTGTCTAAGATCTGGGAGTGCTCCGCCATCGGACCAGTCAGCCGGAGCGACTCATAGTTTTTGGTCGGAACAAGGTGCTGCAATGCCGTCGCCGACTTGGCTGACACCCGTCCGTCGGAGTTCGTCCGTTTGTCGATCACCCCGTAGATGTTAAGCACCTGCGTATTTTGCTCTAAATGCTTCGCCATCTGTTTTAATTCCGCATAGGACGGATAGCGGCTGTTAATCGCCTGCTGGCGTTCCAGAGCTTGTTGCCGGAGTAACGCTGGAGTGGGGCCTGCGGGATGCGCCTGGTTAGGCTTGGCCTGGGTTGGTTGGTTCCCGTTGCCGGGTTGGCCCGGTTGCTGTCTCAGTGGCGGGACGTTGACCGTTACCCCTTGGTACGGACCAGCGACCGACACGAAGTGCTTTAACTTCATCCGGTTCTGCTTCAGCCCGTAGGTCGTCGCGTTCGTAAAGACCGCAAGGCTTCCCGAACCAAATCCAATCGCATCATACTGTTCGTACTGATACTTACGGTTTAAATGGCGCAGGATGCGATTTAAGGCCACTGATTGCTCCTTAGTGGTCTTACTCCGGTCACTGAAATTAACCTCTATAATCGGCTGTTTCGCCTTTAAATTGCCATTGGGGTAGTAGTTAATCTGACCATCACTCAACACGTCGATGTGCATGGCAACGGAACCGCCAGAGCGACTCGCCGTCGTCACCAAGTGCCGAGCCGCGGTTGACGTGCGGTTTTGGTCGGACACAAACATGATGGGTGCCTGCTGGGGTTTGTGCAACTTGCTCGGGGTAAAGCTACCGTAGTGAACGTAACAAAAACCTAAGAAAGCGGCAGTTAAGCCAATGACAAGGACCACGAAGTCCCATTTATGAAATATTTTTTTGTTCAAAAAATCACCTTTTACATTAGTTTCGACTAAAAGTGTCTATGCTTATCTTACCACAGATCATTACGAAGCCCCTAGTTGAACCAGGCAAGAATTGCATTTTTCACTAATTAATTATTTAATAGGTAGGAGACAAATATTTTGGAGGTCAGATTAATCATGGAAGTAGTTATTGGAATTTTAGGCTTTATCGGAGATTGGCTACTCTTCATCTTTCCCCTCTACCAGGGCCAAATGGAGCTGATGGAGTCAAACTCCGTGTTTGCCAAGTATCAAATCAAGGGCCACAAACCCAAAAACGCCAGCTTGTTGGAATGGATGATTCCCCCCCTCCTGTTCCGGCGGATTAAACGCACGGCGGGCAAGGCGCAAATCAATGATCTGATTAATAACAAAGAAGACTTTCAAAACTTCTACAGCTTTTATAACAAAGGGCTCGCGTGGTACTTCGTGTCCTACGCCGGCTTTTTAAACGGGGTCTGTTCCACGTACGAACTAATCATCGAAAAGCTCGCCCTCGGTCGAATCGGAATCGTGATCTTTATCGTGGTCAGCCTGCTCATCTTCTTCGCGGGTCACTACTTCGTTAGTTACCTAACCAGTGGCAAACGGGAAAAACGCTTCATCAAGCGAATGCTCCCGATCGTCAAAAACACGATTAAGAATAAACAATAGCAGTAAGCGGTGCCTCGACGGCGTGAGAACCCGAACCGCCACATTCGTGGTATAGTGATGATAGCGACTCAGAAGCACTACTGCACTAGCACCAAAGGAGAACAACATTGATAACTTTAAAATCAGAACGTGAAATTAAGAAAATGGCCGAATCCGGCGCCGTCCTAGCGGGGGTTCACAAAGGCCTGCAAAAGTTAATTAAGCCGGGCTTAGATACCTGGGAAATCGAAGAATTCGCGGATAAATACATCACCGACCACGGGGCGACCCCGTCTGAAAAGGGCTTTGACGGCTACAAGTTTGGAACCTGTATCTCGATCAACGACGAAGTGGCCCACGGCATCCCCCGCAAGGGCTTGAAGCTCAAGTCCGGGGACCTCGTCAAGGTCGACATGTGTGTCAACAAGGACGGCTTTGAAAGTGACTCCTGCTGGACGTATGCCGTGGGTAAGATTAGTCCTGAAGCCCAAAAACTAATGGACGTCACCAAGGAAGCCCTGTACAAGGGAATCGACCAGGCCCAAGTTGGCAACCGGATTGGTGACATTGGCTACGCCATCGAACACTACGTCGAAAACGAAAACCACATGGGCGACGTGCGGGAACTAATCGGTCACGGCATCCAACCCACGATTCACGAAGACCCAGCCGTTCCGGCCTACGGAGAAAAAGGCCGTGGGCTACGGCTACGGCCTGGCATGACGATCACGATTGAACCGATGGTGACGCTCGGGGGCTGGCGAATCAAAGACCGCTTCGACGACAAAGATGACTGGACCTATTACGTTACCGAAGACGGTTCCCTCTCAGCCCAGTATGAACACACCCTGGCGATTACGGAAGACGGCCCAAAGATTCTGACGTCGCAGGATCCGGAGGCAGATGCGAAGTATTTGTAAGATTGAATTAATAATAAGTATAGAAAAAAGCTTCTTTACTAGTTTTTATATAATGAGCTATACCCCATAAATTAAAGTTTTTACTTTAACCTATGGGGTATTTTTTATGACTAAAATTTCAAAACAAATGAAGTATAAAGCAATGATGCAGTATTTTTATGAAAACAAGTCTCGTAGATATATAAGAGAA from Fructilactobacillus ixorae includes the following:
- a CDS encoding ABC transporter permease gives rise to the protein MNSFLAILSGVPVLPIAKWINAFVNWLTGFAGFFNALTAGIGAILDAIQWVLDLFPAWLFIILILLLTWFILRKTKHWGFMLFEVLGLGLIWNQGYWHDMTQTLTLVLATSLIIIVLGVPLGIWMAKSHMVNVIVRPILSFMQTMPAFVYLIPAVALFGIGMVPGVVASVIFSLPPIVSTTCLGIQQVPADLNEAAVSFGCTPWQKLFKVELPLAKTTIISGINQGMMLALSMVVIASMIGTLGLGSLVYFAVGRNDAGAGFAAGIAIVILAIILDRLSEGVSGSNQSHNE
- a CDS encoding glycine betaine ABC transporter substrate-binding protein, which encodes MKKSTMKRCIGLVSLSILAITLSACSVTPKQYNPHESVGPQVHKTITGIDAGAGIMASTQKALTGYGLKQQDWQLQTSSTAAMCSQLEKSIRYKQPIVVTAWQPHWMFKKYPIKFLKDPKGIYGKSEQIDTVARKGFQKDNPGAYKFFQQFKWNPDLMGDVMYANFKGADPQKTAKQFIKQHPKEVAQWTAGVPDGNGKQVRMTYVTWDDAIASTNVTAQILRDKGYKVTMTAMEAQPEWSSIARGSADVTTAAWMPVTSGPLYAKFKDQVEVVGTNCPGARVGLAVPKYMKNVNSIEDLKK
- a CDS encoding M13 family metallopeptidase encodes the protein MKEGISMVQAAFPVNQAEIKTNLYDAVNGARVKQAKIPADHSSVGGFMDLVDDIDKTLMHDSDALAQGDLDVPTPEMSEYVKFYRQAMDFTRRDAEGATPLRPRLKRIEGLADYADLNQQLADLVLQGYPTPVSFDIDADMKNAQVNALFASGPGLFLPDKTYYEPENQAYTQLMPVFTKMSEQLLTMAGYSAPEAQKLVAAAKDFDAQIAPHVKSAEEAADYSKTYNPYTTAELAASTNAVNLQQTVRGLVGAVPEKIIVTEPDYFTHLNDLLTDANFDNLKAWMLVKTVNGLAGSLSEAFRQVGGQFSRALSGKKEAVKPEKAAFYLASGTFKHVVGDYYGKRYFGPEAKADVHHMVEKMIGIYQQRLTDNQWLSAETKAMAIKKLKRLGIQVGYPDIIEPIYYQFKVDEKASLLANLLHFDYLETKDMFSKWNKPVARDKWEMSANTVNAYYHPFKNIIVFPAAILQAPFYSLDQSASANYGGIGAVIAHEISHAFDNNGALFDESGNLNNWWTDADRQHFTQLAQQMINEFDGLPYAGGQVNGKLTVSENIADAGGLSCAEAATKEEPEADLYEFFTNWARIWRMKATAEYQQLLLTIDVHAPGPLRATVQVKNLDDFYTTFDIQPSDAMYLEPDKRVQIW
- a CDS encoding alpha/beta hydrolase; the encoded protein is MNKKIFHKWDFVVLVIGLTAAFLGFCYVHYGSFTPSKLHKPQQAPIMFVSDQNRTSTAARHLVTTASRSGGSVAMHIDVLSDGQINYYPNGNLKAKQPIIEVNFSDRSKTTKEQSVALNRILRHLNRKYQYEQYDAIGFGSGSLAVFTNATTYGLKQNRMKLKHFVSVAGPYQGVTVNVPPLRQQPGQPGNGNQPTQAKPNQAHPAGPTPALLRQQALERQQAINSRYPSYAELKQMAKHLEQNTQVLNIYGVIDKRTNSDGRVSAKSATALQHLVPTKNYESLRLTGPMAEHSQILDNQVSERIINRFLFNE
- the map gene encoding type I methionyl aminopeptidase encodes the protein MITLKSEREIKKMAESGAVLAGVHKGLQKLIKPGLDTWEIEEFADKYITDHGATPSEKGFDGYKFGTCISINDEVAHGIPRKGLKLKSGDLVKVDMCVNKDGFESDSCWTYAVGKISPEAQKLMDVTKEALYKGIDQAQVGNRIGDIGYAIEHYVENENHMGDVRELIGHGIQPTIHEDPAVPAYGEKGRGLRLRPGMTITIEPMVTLGGWRIKDRFDDKDDWTYYVTEDGSLSAQYEHTLAITEDGPKILTSQDPEADAKYL